In one window of Cellulophaga sp. HaHa_2_95 DNA:
- a CDS encoding efflux RND transporter periplasmic adaptor subunit, translated as MKNNKTKKWIGAAVVIALGLGSYFFFFAGTGNAEVQVFTVPAKTGNVTTMVTATGTIEPVKQVDVGTQVSGVVEKIYVDYNSVVTEGQLIAELDKTTLKSTLIKQQANYNKSVNDRNYQKTIYDRQKVLYDNQVISKSDYDEALYNYEVAKNTVSETYSDYQNAKTNLSYANIYSPINGVVLSRDVDEGQTVAASYSTPTLFTIAKDLTEMQVEAYVDEADIGQVKEGQRVSFTVDAYQGEEFEGTVTQVRLNPTTTSNVVTYTVVIKADNPDLKLKPGLTATISIYTVELKDVLTVEAKAINFKPNQGLMQAFQAQGGQENAAPPAAKDRVMPDEDSTILWVNDNGNLKPKKVSLGVSDGVNVEIIEGISANDEVVYQMKSIVAGSQSGANSGDSESPFMPSKPPGGGGPR; from the coding sequence ATGAAAAATAATAAAACAAAAAAATGGATTGGAGCTGCAGTTGTTATCGCGCTTGGTTTAGGAAGTTATTTCTTCTTCTTTGCTGGGACAGGTAACGCTGAAGTACAAGTATTCACAGTCCCTGCAAAAACCGGAAATGTTACTACGATGGTGACCGCTACAGGAACAATAGAGCCCGTAAAACAAGTAGATGTGGGTACGCAAGTATCAGGAGTGGTAGAAAAGATCTATGTAGATTATAACAGTGTGGTTACCGAAGGGCAACTTATAGCCGAATTGGATAAAACCACCTTAAAATCTACATTAATCAAGCAACAGGCTAATTATAATAAATCGGTAAACGATAGAAATTATCAGAAGACTATTTATGACCGTCAGAAAGTATTGTACGACAATCAGGTAATTAGCAAATCTGATTATGATGAAGCCTTGTATAATTATGAGGTAGCTAAGAATACCGTTTCAGAAACCTATTCTGATTATCAGAATGCGAAAACAAACCTTAGTTACGCTAATATCTATTCTCCTATAAACGGAGTAGTGTTGTCTAGAGATGTAGATGAAGGGCAAACGGTAGCAGCAAGCTATAGCACACCTACCTTATTTACGATTGCCAAAGATTTAACAGAAATGCAAGTAGAAGCATATGTAGATGAGGCAGATATAGGACAGGTTAAAGAGGGGCAGCGTGTAAGTTTTACAGTAGATGCGTATCAAGGCGAAGAGTTTGAGGGTACCGTTACTCAAGTCCGTCTTAATCCAACAACCACTTCCAATGTGGTAACATATACCGTAGTTATAAAGGCAGACAATCCTGATCTAAAATTAAAACCAGGCTTGACGGCAACAATTTCTATTTATACGGTAGAATTGAAAGATGTTTTAACCGTAGAAGCCAAGGCCATCAATTTTAAGCCAAATCAAGGATTAATGCAAGCGTTTCAAGCGCAAGGCGGACAAGAAAATGCCGCTCCACCAGCAGCTAAAGATCGTGTAATGCCAGATGAAGATTCAACCATTTTATGGGTAAATGACAACGGTAATCTTAAGCCGAAAAAAGTAAGTTTAGGCGTTAGTGATGGTGTTAATGTAGAAATAATCGAGGGGATAAGTGCTAATGATGAAGTGGTGTACCAAATGAAATCTATAGTTGCTGGATCCCAAAGTGGCGCTAACAGTGGCGATAGTGAAAGTCCGTTTATGCCATCAAAACCGCCAGGAGGAGGCGGACCACGTTAA
- a CDS encoding sterol desaturase family protein, with product MDLKDPYIFFPLLISLNLLAYVLNVVISILWDKALKIKATITRKEILASLIIVLLNTAIAIPGYLLWINGLFVFSSMPLVATFILLFVVLDFLMYVLHWASHTIGFLKKIHLKHHEHSEEFNSVSLYYMSPWESIFFGLLLTVVAILLPLNIYGFIAFLVFNWFYGVMTHLNSKSERTHFLIFTTNLFHKNHHQLSYKNYGFYTFIWDRIFRTEK from the coding sequence ATGGATTTAAAGGACCCTTACATATTTTTTCCGTTACTCATAAGTCTTAATTTACTAGCGTATGTATTAAATGTAGTGATCAGTATTCTTTGGGATAAAGCTTTAAAAATTAAAGCGACCATTACTAGAAAAGAGATACTAGCATCATTAATAATCGTACTCCTAAATACGGCCATTGCAATTCCTGGATATCTACTATGGATAAACGGATTATTTGTTTTTTCTAGCATGCCTCTAGTAGCTACATTTATACTCTTATTTGTGGTGTTAGATTTTTTAATGTATGTGTTACATTGGGCCTCTCATACAATAGGCTTCTTGAAGAAAATCCATTTAAAACATCACGAACATTCCGAAGAGTTTAATTCCGTTAGCCTGTATTACATGTCTCCATGGGAATCTATTTTCTTTGGGCTTTTGTTAACCGTAGTAGCCATACTCTTGCCACTTAATATCTATGGTTTTATAGCATTTCTGGTTTTCAATTGGTTTTATGGCGTTATGACACACCTAAATAGTAAAAGTGAAAGGACTCATTTTTTAATTTTCACCACTAATTTGTTCCATAAAAATCATCATCAATTATCCTATAAAAATTATGGCTTTTATACGTTCATCTGGGATAGAATATTTAGAACTGAGAAATGA
- a CDS encoding ABC transporter ATP-binding protein, producing the protein MKKIAIQIDDLKREFRMGDEIVHALRGVSFTIEEGEFVTIMGTSGSGKSTMLNTLGCLDQPTSGSYKIDGVSVKELDKNQLAKIRNEKIGFVFQSYNLLPRTTALENVELPLLYNSSVSTEERRERALEALDKVGLSERLHHTPSQLSGGQQQRVAIARSLVNNPIVLLADEATGNLDTRTSYEIIALFQELNRQGKTIIFVTHEPDIASFSTRTIVLKDGRIIKDEKNTNIKNAKEELAAIPKED; encoded by the coding sequence ATGAAAAAGATAGCCATACAAATAGACGATTTAAAAAGAGAGTTTAGAATGGGAGATGAGATTGTTCATGCCCTTAGAGGGGTCTCTTTTACGATAGAAGAAGGAGAATTTGTGACTATTATGGGAACAAGTGGCTCAGGAAAAAGTACCATGCTTAATACCTTAGGCTGTTTAGATCAACCTACATCGGGAAGTTATAAGATAGATGGGGTATCGGTAAAAGAGCTAGACAAGAATCAATTGGCTAAAATTAGGAATGAAAAAATAGGGTTCGTATTTCAGTCGTATAATCTATTGCCTAGAACAACGGCCTTAGAGAATGTAGAATTACCCTTGTTATACAATTCATCGGTATCAACAGAAGAACGCAGAGAAAGAGCGCTAGAGGCCTTAGATAAGGTGGGTTTATCAGAACGTTTACATCATACGCCTTCGCAACTATCAGGAGGGCAACAGCAACGTGTTGCAATAGCCAGATCATTAGTAAACAATCCTATTGTATTATTGGCTGATGAGGCTACGGGGAATTTAGATACCCGCACTTCCTATGAAATTATAGCACTTTTTCAAGAACTGAATCGCCAGGGGAAAACCATCATTTTTGTAACTCACGAGCCAGATATTGCCTCTTTTAGTACGCGCACCATTGTATTAAAAGATGGGCGTATTATAAAAGATGAAAAGAATACCAATATTAAGAATGCTAAAGAAGAATTAGCAGCGATCCCAAAAGAAGACTGA
- a CDS encoding sensor histidine kinase — translation MNNRIFNMPVNNKVLLPVLHVLAWFILFSLPYFLLTLDATQDQALLKTFIRSWVHLFFYGIIFYINYLYLIDKLLFSNKLVQFIVVNVIIIGVSILLREHLKASYFDQWLDLSSEETRKMPRKEMSIYFNIIATIVPIVFAVALKTTERWVKIEKATKEAATLKLQTEIQHLRYQLQPHFFFNSLNNIYSLVDVAPEQAKSTLHSLSKLMRYLLYETNTSVIALSKEIDFLKKYINLMELRTSDKTKISYRFPLEETSIQIAPLLFISLIENAFKHGVSATQESEISIALTTEANLVIFKIENTNFPKTTADKSGSGIGLQNLKKGLNLLYADKYSFETKLKDGIYSVDLRIET, via the coding sequence ATGAATAATAGAATTTTTAATATGCCTGTAAATAATAAAGTATTACTTCCTGTATTGCATGTCCTGGCATGGTTCATCTTGTTTAGTTTGCCTTATTTTTTATTAACGCTAGATGCTACGCAAGATCAGGCGTTATTAAAAACGTTTATACGGTCTTGGGTGCATTTGTTTTTCTACGGAATTATATTTTATATCAATTACCTGTACCTTATTGATAAACTTTTGTTTTCCAATAAATTAGTACAGTTTATTGTTGTAAATGTGATCATTATCGGGGTTTCTATTTTGTTGAGAGAACACTTAAAAGCTTCTTATTTTGACCAATGGCTGGACCTTAGTAGTGAAGAGACCCGTAAAATGCCTCGTAAAGAAATGTCTATCTATTTTAATATCATTGCAACCATAGTTCCTATAGTTTTCGCTGTAGCTTTAAAAACTACGGAACGGTGGGTGAAGATAGAAAAAGCAACTAAAGAGGCGGCAACCTTAAAATTACAAACAGAGATCCAGCATTTACGCTACCAATTGCAACCGCATTTTTTCTTCAACTCTTTAAATAATATATATTCTTTGGTAGATGTTGCACCAGAGCAAGCCAAATCTACCTTACACAGTTTAAGTAAGTTGATGCGTTACTTATTATATGAAACAAACACTAGTGTAATTGCTTTGAGTAAGGAAATAGATTTTCTGAAGAAGTATATAAATTTGATGGAGTTACGTACTTCAGATAAAACAAAGATTAGTTATCGTTTTCCGTTGGAAGAGACATCAATACAAATAGCGCCTTTGTTATTTATATCGCTTATAGAAAATGCCTTTAAACACGGAGTTTCGGCAACCCAAGAGAGTGAGATTAGTATTGCCTTGACTACCGAAGCCAATCTGGTTATTTTTAAAATTGAGAATACAAATTTTCCTAAAACGACAGCAGATAAAAGTGGCTCAGGAATTGGCTTGCAGAACCTAAAAAAAGGTCTAAACCTTTTGTACGCCGATAAATATTCTTTTGAAACAAAATTGAAAGATGGTATTTATAGTGTAGATTTAAGAATAGAAACCTAA
- a CDS encoding polysaccharide deacetylase family protein: MKKRVNYIYFMLLFMPLFFFGANGANFPITKTEPWPLKMESPLSFDIASKCEMLVFIEVFNRYDSLSASDLAESVALKSVHTKSVTQWKEATKTRILVNFNQLSDTALKELIPLKKNSNWNALSLEGLEQQFPSKFNAWYAATNFFYEDYVKEQIRLAALFPRITSEILQFSETDIQGHNFTDRHYLLTFDDGPTAVNGNTDKLIHVLDRYNLSGMFFVLGDNFEKRLKASSIQALQELYGENSVFSHGKVHKAHQKYAEWRSSIDDTNTLIQNVFPTENKNALVYFRPPYGQRNTDMVAYFTQKNSKIILWNIDSRDWSAKLNVQQVAQREIKLMLLWRKGILLFHDIHTKVQEVLPIVHEYFKDTEITWMKSRDF; this comes from the coding sequence ATGAAAAAAAGAGTCAATTATATCTATTTCATGTTGCTTTTTATGCCCTTATTTTTCTTTGGTGCTAATGGCGCTAATTTTCCAATCACGAAGACGGAGCCGTGGCCATTAAAAATGGAATCGCCCTTAAGTTTTGATATAGCCTCTAAATGTGAGATGTTAGTTTTTATTGAAGTGTTCAATCGTTATGATTCTTTATCAGCATCGGATCTAGCTGAAAGCGTTGCCCTTAAAAGTGTACATACGAAGTCGGTAACCCAATGGAAAGAGGCTACAAAAACTAGAATACTAGTTAATTTTAATCAGCTTTCTGATACTGCTTTAAAAGAGCTCATTCCATTGAAAAAAAACAGCAATTGGAATGCCTTATCTTTAGAAGGTTTAGAACAGCAGTTTCCTAGTAAATTTAACGCTTGGTATGCTGCTACAAATTTTTTTTATGAAGATTATGTAAAAGAACAAATAAGATTAGCTGCTTTATTCCCTAGAATCACAAGTGAAATTTTACAATTTTCGGAGACCGATATTCAAGGCCATAATTTTACGGATAGGCACTACTTATTAACCTTTGATGATGGCCCTACCGCAGTGAATGGTAATACGGATAAACTAATACACGTATTAGATCGCTATAACCTATCAGGGATGTTTTTTGTTTTAGGCGATAATTTTGAAAAGCGATTAAAAGCTTCTTCCATACAAGCGTTACAAGAACTTTACGGAGAAAATAGCGTGTTTTCTCATGGAAAAGTACATAAGGCACATCAAAAATATGCAGAATGGAGATCATCTATTGATGATACCAATACGCTGATTCAAAATGTTTTTCCAACGGAAAATAAGAATGCCTTGGTATATTTTAGACCTCCATACGGCCAAAGAAATACAGATATGGTAGCTTATTTTACGCAAAAAAACTCTAAAATTATACTATGGAATATAGACTCCAGAGATTGGAGTGCTAAGTTAAACGTACAGCAAGTGGCCCAACGTGAAATAAAATTAATGTTGCTTTGGAGAAAAGGAATTTTGTTGTTTCACGATATTCATACAAAAGTTCAGGAGGTGCTGCCAATAGTACACGAGTATTTTAAGGATACAGAAATTACATGGATGAAGTCTCGCGATTTTTAA
- a CDS encoding SH3 domain-containing protein translates to MKSIYLFICTLFFACNNPKKEESVKVQSAPETVAISYGLNNGSGQCNTQLYARVNGERQVLIDFDQHKFLYIQLQDDFNNDGFLDVLVENRKGCHSETESTYLAHEGSSYFIMTYDGQKFHMTKEVGKDWDGIEMEIRDEKLHLTIDTAEERSYTYSDKLSCNDKEETFVLENFKLKQVGIHQKAKMTTVMEMDCLSLIQQTSIVESYEEFNVDFNNDGYKDELRFTYYKDLKGYDNLYLRLATINPDIEINTQKRSVKRLGILASKTNGYNDLVINCDEIMSWNGEEYRYKNVYKSGNKYRVFAKNGLIIRDNPDGIPIGKFDYNAEITVIEKTEIEMDYEEEAYVTIEGYWYKVAFFDEYSNSTKQGFVFSGYLANLDYCSIFSDWNEVSISKNAIVYKLHGQCYYTYPVKIISDTEVELIWSQDGDCVFLSGLDEDFAFIISPEKGKPFAKFTLDGDTLKASYYYPDWVKEYNQKYPAIFSETYTLNYPSLIDY, encoded by the coding sequence ATGAAATCTATTTATCTTTTTATCTGTACGTTATTCTTCGCTTGTAATAACCCAAAAAAAGAGGAAAGCGTAAAAGTACAGAGTGCACCAGAGACTGTTGCTATTTCCTATGGATTAAATAATGGTTCTGGCCAGTGTAATACACAACTGTATGCTAGGGTAAATGGCGAGCGACAAGTGCTAATTGATTTTGATCAGCATAAGTTTTTATATATCCAATTGCAAGATGATTTCAATAATGATGGGTTCTTAGATGTTTTGGTAGAAAATAGAAAGGGCTGTCATTCAGAAACAGAGAGCACCTATTTAGCCCATGAAGGAAGTTCTTATTTTATTATGACGTATGACGGTCAAAAATTCCATATGACTAAAGAAGTAGGTAAAGACTGGGATGGTATTGAAATGGAAATACGGGACGAAAAACTACATTTAACCATAGATACGGCTGAAGAAAGAAGCTACACCTACAGCGATAAACTATCTTGTAATGACAAGGAAGAAACATTTGTTTTAGAAAATTTTAAGTTGAAACAAGTTGGGATACATCAAAAAGCTAAAATGACGACAGTGATGGAAATGGACTGCCTATCACTTATTCAACAGACTTCTATTGTTGAATCTTACGAAGAATTTAATGTTGACTTTAATAATGATGGTTACAAAGATGAGTTAAGGTTCACCTATTATAAAGATTTGAAAGGCTATGACAACCTGTATCTTCGGCTCGCTACAATAAATCCTGATATAGAAATAAACACACAGAAAAGAAGTGTAAAACGGTTGGGAATCTTAGCTTCTAAAACCAATGGTTATAATGATTTAGTCATAAATTGCGACGAAATTATGTCCTGGAACGGAGAAGAATATAGGTATAAAAATGTGTACAAATCAGGAAATAAGTACCGAGTGTTTGCTAAAAATGGTTTAATTATAAGAGATAATCCAGACGGTATTCCTATAGGGAAATTTGACTATAATGCAGAAATTACTGTTATTGAAAAAACAGAAATTGAAATGGATTATGAAGAAGAAGCGTATGTGACTATTGAAGGATATTGGTATAAAGTAGCATTTTTTGACGAATATAGTAATAGTACCAAACAAGGTTTTGTATTTAGTGGCTATTTAGCAAACCTAGATTATTGTTCAATTTTTAGTGACTGGAATGAAGTAAGTATCTCGAAAAATGCTATTGTCTATAAATTGCATGGACAATGCTATTACACCTATCCAGTAAAAATTATTAGTGATACTGAAGTTGAACTTATTTGGTCACAAGACGGTGACTGCGTATTTTTAAGTGGACTTGATGAAGATTTTGCATTTATAATATCTCCAGAGAAAGGAAAACCATTTGCGAAATTTACGTTAGATGGGGATACTTTAAAAGCAAGCTATTACTATCCTGATTGGGTTAAAGAATACAATCAGAAATATCCTGCAATTTTTTCGGAAACGTACACTTTAAATTACCCTTCATTAATTGATTATTAA
- a CDS encoding YgcG family protein, whose product MKIDPKLFLFVLIISLFSCKGAAQESGIEKPIVEFGSSEMEKNGFPKSVGIVNDYGQIFSETQYLELTKVLYEYDRTTERQMVVVSIDSMTPYENITQYASDLGNEWGVGTADENNGLVIVICKPCRQIAIATGLGTEQVLTDEICNEIITETILPEFKNGEFYTGITKGVKELIRRWN is encoded by the coding sequence ATGAAAATCGACCCTAAATTATTCCTTTTCGTTTTAATAATTAGCTTGTTTTCCTGTAAAGGGGCAGCACAAGAATCTGGAATAGAAAAACCAATAGTAGAATTTGGTTCATCAGAAATGGAAAAAAATGGCTTTCCAAAGTCCGTTGGTATTGTGAACGATTATGGGCAAATTTTTTCAGAAACACAATATTTAGAATTAACAAAAGTACTGTATGAGTATGACAGAACTACGGAACGACAAATGGTGGTAGTAAGCATAGATAGTATGACACCTTACGAAAATATTACACAGTATGCTTCAGATTTAGGAAATGAATGGGGAGTGGGTACCGCAGATGAAAATAATGGCTTGGTAATCGTGATTTGTAAACCTTGTAGACAAATTGCCATTGCTACCGGATTAGGAACAGAACAGGTATTAACAGATGAGATTTGTAATGAGATCATTACCGAAACGATTTTGCCAGAATTTAAAAATGGAGAATTTTATACAGGCATTACAAAAGGAGTGAAGGAACTTATAAGGCGTTGGAATTAA
- a CDS encoding TolC family protein, which translates to MKLYTLIASLLFSLGIFAQEQHVTSDAKVWTLEECIAYALAHNITVQQANINRQLTEVALMESKSSRLPSLSGVASQNFTNGNTIDPITSDFVSQQINSTSLSLNTSVTLFQGNQINNHIKQSKLLVDQYQLYEQESQNNITLSITEAYIQLLYAKEAIKIAENNVSTSQKEEERAKALFDAGSLAIRDYTDAKSQTATNNYNLIAATNTYDLQLLDLKQLLELSSSDSFAVVDGVEYLPENVPELQSVYSEAVAILPEINASKTNVQVSEKALDIAKGGYLPTLSLTGSLGSGYTSTQALNFTDQFDGNFNQRVGLSLNVPIFNKNKTKAAVQEAQLNIDNAALQLAQEEKDLYVKVETAWKNTIATQSQLNAAYIARNAAKESYRLAQKQYELGALSTTDLILSQNTYTNTEQNYIQAKYLNLLYNQLLQFYQGNQISI; encoded by the coding sequence ATGAAACTATATACACTTATAGCATCACTACTGTTTAGCTTGGGCATTTTTGCTCAAGAGCAGCACGTTACTTCAGATGCTAAGGTTTGGACTTTAGAAGAATGTATTGCTTATGCTTTAGCACATAATATTACAGTACAACAAGCCAATATTAATAGGCAATTGACAGAGGTTGCTTTAATGGAGTCTAAATCTTCTCGTCTACCAAGTTTATCTGGTGTCGCAAGTCAGAATTTTACCAATGGGAATACGATTGATCCTATTACGAGCGATTTTGTCTCTCAACAGATAAATTCTACGAGCCTTTCCTTAAATACCTCAGTAACCTTATTTCAAGGAAATCAGATTAACAATCACATCAAACAAAGCAAGCTCTTAGTAGATCAATACCAATTATACGAGCAAGAGTCTCAGAATAACATCACCTTAAGTATTACAGAAGCCTACATTCAATTGTTATATGCGAAAGAGGCTATAAAGATTGCAGAAAACAATGTAAGCACTTCTCAGAAAGAAGAAGAGAGAGCAAAAGCACTTTTTGATGCAGGTTCATTAGCCATACGAGATTATACAGATGCTAAATCTCAAACCGCTACAAACAACTATAATTTAATAGCCGCTACGAATACCTATGATTTACAATTGCTAGATTTGAAGCAATTGTTAGAACTCTCATCATCAGATAGCTTTGCTGTTGTAGACGGCGTAGAATACTTGCCAGAGAATGTTCCAGAATTGCAGTCGGTATATTCAGAAGCCGTAGCTATACTTCCAGAAATAAATGCCAGTAAAACAAATGTTCAAGTATCAGAAAAAGCCTTAGATATTGCAAAAGGAGGTTACTTGCCCACCTTATCACTTACAGGGAGTTTAGGATCAGGATATACGTCTACGCAAGCTTTAAATTTTACCGATCAGTTTGATGGCAACTTTAACCAACGGGTAGGTTTGTCCTTAAACGTTCCCATATTCAATAAGAATAAAACAAAAGCAGCTGTGCAAGAAGCACAATTAAATATAGACAATGCAGCCTTGCAATTAGCGCAAGAAGAGAAAGACTTGTATGTGAAAGTTGAAACGGCGTGGAAAAACACTATAGCCACTCAGAGTCAGTTAAACGCGGCGTATATCGCCCGTAATGCGGCAAAAGAATCCTATAGACTGGCACAGAAACAATATGAATTGGGAGCATTGAGTACTACAGATTTAATCTTGAGTCAGAATACTTATACCAATACAGAACAAAATTACATACAAGCAAAATATTTAAACTTATTGTACAATCAATTATTACAATTTTATCAAGGAAACCAAATAAGCATTTAA
- a CDS encoding tol-pal system YbgF family protein: MSSKIPTVRQTNWFSILSHIGVMWVVILIWQQIDSVDSFLFGAVTYLILSFSLRNLIPRDHRKGIRNNNQENFLAAIKNFEKSYVFFKKYEWIDKYRFLTLLSSSKMSYREMALANIGFCYSQIGDGIKSKAHYERTLKEFPESGLAKSALKMIESAEKNQCE; this comes from the coding sequence ATGAGCTCAAAGATACCCACTGTTAGGCAAACTAATTGGTTTTCAATACTTTCCCATATAGGCGTTATGTGGGTAGTAATTTTAATTTGGCAACAAATAGATTCCGTAGATTCATTTCTCTTCGGGGCAGTTACCTATTTAATACTATCTTTTTCTCTAAGAAACTTAATTCCGAGGGATCATAGAAAAGGAATAAGAAATAACAATCAAGAGAATTTTTTAGCAGCCATTAAAAATTTTGAAAAGAGTTACGTTTTTTTCAAGAAATATGAATGGATTGATAAATATCGTTTTTTGACCTTATTAAGTTCTTCAAAAATGTCATATCGAGAGATGGCATTAGCTAACATAGGTTTTTGTTATTCTCAAATAGGAGACGGCATAAAATCAAAAGCGCATTATGAAAGAACTTTGAAAGAATTTCCAGAAAGTGGATTAGCAAAATCGGCTCTAAAAATGATAGAATCCGCTGAGAAAAACCAATGTGAGTAA
- a CDS encoding NAD(P)H-binding protein, producing MSLKSKQTAIVMLGASGAVGTETLQALLQLKSIPKLTVLGRSPILNISDTAVQQHKINIMDVSSYQNFLKGHTAAICTLGVGEPSKISKEEFIKIDKTAVLDFAVACKNAGVSHFELLSSVDISPTSKSFYLRVKGELVAALKALNFERLSIFQPSMILTPTNRYGIAQAITLKVWPLLKPLFMGRFRKYRGIPVQVLGQAMAKNIFKKSNSFEQLQWDEFYAISVKE from the coding sequence ATGAGTTTAAAATCCAAGCAAACAGCAATAGTAATGTTAGGGGCAAGTGGAGCGGTGGGTACAGAAACCCTGCAAGCCTTACTGCAATTAAAAAGCATACCCAAGTTGACAGTACTGGGCAGAAGTCCCATTCTAAACATAAGCGATACAGCTGTGCAGCAGCATAAAATTAATATCATGGATGTTAGTTCTTATCAAAATTTTTTAAAAGGCCATACGGCAGCTATTTGCACCTTAGGAGTAGGTGAGCCTTCAAAAATAAGTAAAGAAGAATTTATAAAAATAGATAAAACAGCGGTGCTTGATTTTGCTGTAGCCTGCAAAAATGCAGGTGTTTCTCATTTTGAACTGTTGTCTTCGGTTGATATAAGTCCTACATCAAAATCTTTTTACCTAAGAGTTAAAGGCGAGCTAGTAGCAGCGCTAAAAGCGCTAAATTTTGAGCGATTGAGTATCTTTCAACCTTCAATGATTTTAACGCCAACTAACAGGTATGGCATTGCGCAGGCTATTACTTTAAAGGTTTGGCCGCTTCTGAAACCCTTATTTATGGGGAGGTTTCGAAAATATCGAGGAATTCCAGTACAGGTTTTGGGACAAGCAATGGCAAAAAATATTTTTAAAAAAAGTAATTCATTTGAACAATTACAATGGGATGAGTTTTATGCAATTTCTGTAAAGGAATAA
- a CDS encoding ABC transporter permease translates to MRILNLLKISFKAIILNKVRALLTMLGVIIGVASVIAMLAIGEGSKQSIKTQISNMGSNMITIRPYAERKAGVRLDRSEMQSLTLDDYEKLASEASLLTYVSPQVDGNGQVINGAENWPSSIYGVNPDYLAIKVWEIENGSMFTDAEVRSAAKVAVIGQTVVENVFTNGEDPVGKMIRFNNIPFMVIGVLAEKGENTFGQDQDDVVLAPYTTVQKRILAIDYLQSIIASAVSEDQSAEAVAEVTKIMDKAHSIQNGTTSDYEVRSMEELISTFSATSEMLTVLLVAIASISLLIGGIGIMNIMYVSVKERTREIGLRLAVGAKGADILMQFLIEAILISITGGIIGVVLGLSTTFIIETVLHWPTSVTASSIIISFAVCAVTGIFFGWYPARKAAALDPIVAMRYE, encoded by the coding sequence ATGAGAATACTAAATTTATTGAAAATATCATTCAAGGCTATTATCTTAAATAAGGTAAGGGCTTTATTGACCATGTTAGGGGTAATCATTGGTGTTGCTTCGGTAATTGCTATGTTGGCTATTGGAGAAGGCTCAAAGCAGAGTATTAAAACGCAGATATCCAATATGGGGTCTAACATGATAACCATAAGACCTTATGCCGAACGGAAGGCAGGAGTGCGTTTAGACCGGAGCGAAATGCAATCGCTTACCCTTGATGATTATGAGAAATTAGCATCGGAAGCCAGTTTGCTTACCTATGTTTCTCCGCAAGTAGATGGTAACGGACAAGTGATCAATGGCGCAGAGAATTGGCCGTCAAGTATCTATGGGGTCAATCCAGATTATTTGGCCATCAAAGTGTGGGAAATAGAAAACGGAAGTATGTTTACAGATGCTGAGGTAAGATCGGCAGCCAAAGTTGCTGTTATTGGACAAACGGTCGTGGAGAATGTATTTACCAATGGAGAAGATCCGGTAGGGAAGATGATTCGGTTTAATAACATCCCTTTTATGGTGATTGGCGTATTGGCAGAAAAGGGAGAAAATACTTTTGGTCAAGATCAAGATGATGTGGTTTTAGCACCCTATACAACGGTTCAAAAACGTATTTTAGCGATAGATTATTTACAATCAATTATTGCTTCGGCGGTTAGTGAAGATCAATCTGCGGAAGCAGTAGCGGAGGTAACGAAAATTATGGATAAAGCACACAGCATACAAAACGGGACGACCTCAGATTATGAAGTACGTTCTATGGAAGAATTAATTTCTACCTTTAGTGCTACCAGTGAAATGCTTACGGTGCTTTTAGTGGCTATAGCAAGTATCTCCTTATTAATTGGTGGTATAGGGATTATGAATATAATGTATGTATCTGTAAAAGAACGTACTAGGGAGATTGGACTTCGACTTGCCGTAGGGGCAAAAGGGGCTGATATATTGATGCAATTTTTAATAGAAGCGATCTTAATTAGTATCACGGGGGGTATTATTGGGGTAGTGTTAGGACTAAGCACTACTTTTATCATAGAAACCGTATTGCATTGGCCTACAAGTGTAACGGCATCGTCTATAATAATCTCCTTTGCGGTATGTGCCGTAACAGGTATATTCTTTGGATGGTACCCCGCACGTAAAGCAGCAGCATTAGATCCAATAGTAGCAATGAGATATGAATAA